In Spirosoma sp. KUDC1026, the sequence CGTAGCAGCCGACCTGCACCGGGCCTGGATTAGCATCAAATCAGCATTTGCCTCAGACGACGATAAAGCAACGGTAGAAGAATGTAAGCGTGGTGACCAGGAAGCCCTGGAAAACTACAATTCGGTTCTACAGGAAACAGACTTAGTAGCCAGCACCCGTGAGTTGCTGCTACGCCAGAAGCAGAGCATTGAGTCGGCCCATGCCGCCATGTCTCGCTTGGCCTTGGTAGTGTAGTGAATGGTGGGATTGGAAAGCCTGCCCCTATTGGGGGCAGGCTTTTTTGTATCTACTCTACTAACCCTATTGGGGTAAAACTACTCACAGCTCATCACCAAAAAACATTACGATTCGTCTTCTGGTTAATTCACCAGGTGCTACGTAACCTAAAACATCATTCTATTTTTCAGTATTCTACGTTATGAGTAATAGCTCTCAAACCTCCGCTCCGTCGGAGTCTTACCAAACACGAATCGGTAAACCCTATCCACGTGGTGCCTCTTTCGACGGCGAAGGCACCAACTTTGCCGTCTTCAGTGAATCAGCAACGGCCGTTTACGTTTGTTTATATGATACGGCCGACCCGACTAAAGAAATAGCCCGGATTCCTGTTGTCGAACGGACAGATCTGGTCTGGCACATTTACGTAGAAGGCCTGCAGCCCGGCCAGTTATACGGCTACCGGGTCGATGGTGAGTACGATCCGAAGAATGGTCTTTTCTTCAACGTTAACAAACTCCTGCTGGATCCCTACGCCCGGGCCATCAATAAACCGCTTACCCACGACGACTCGCGGCTGGCGTATGACTGTAAAAACCCGGCTGACGACCGCTACCTCGTCATGAGCGATGAAGACAGCGGCCCCCAAATGGCTAAGGGCGTGATTGTTGACGATGCAGCCTTCGATTGGGAAGATGATAAGCGGCCGGATATTCCGCTTCACCGTTCGGTTATTTACGA encodes:
- a CDS encoding ferritin-like domain-containing protein; protein product: MNVKETRGEILDQLNKLLTRSHDAEEGYKEAADKTKDGELKNLFLQQSRQRGEFAMELDREVRALGAEPDNSTSVAADLHRAWISIKSAFASDDDKATVEECKRGDQEALENYNSVLQETDLVASTRELLLRQKQSIESAHAAMSRLALVV